The genomic stretch GCTGTACAGCGTGGCGGACAGACAAACAGTGTGAAATAACAACCAGCAGTTGCCAATTTGAGATGTGAAAATTATGTATCTGTTCATATCATACTGTTGGAGCTGAGTGTATGTGGTAGAGTAGCATGGCTATCAAGCTAGCTAAACATTGACTGCAccgctagctagctagctgacgTTGGCTAACACGTTTACCTGGAGGCTCACTCAACACAAACCGTGTATACTTGTTAGTCGCAGGCTTAGTAATAGTTAAGTCATTTAAAGCATGTGCTGTTAATAAATGTGGCCTTTAACTAGGTGCAGGTACAGAAACAGTTGTTTGATCACCTGTGGATAGTAGTTTGCTATTAATTTGCTATTAGCATGTAGCACGTTGTGGTGTAAAGCTGCAACCTTGAAGCTGACATAATCATGCCTTTTTTGTTGTAactgaagttttatttttctgtcctcaGTCACCATGGCAGCCATCAGGCCCCTCACAAAACCCAAGATTGTCAAGAAGCGGACCAAGAAGTTCATCCGCCACCAGTCTGACCGATATGTCAAGATTGCGGTAAGAGGCAGTATGACATGCTACATCTTCAGCAGGTTCAGAACCCTGCTTTTATCTAAAAGGTTGAACTAATCCTTGAATATGTTTTCATATCTCCAACAGAAAAACTGGCGTAAGCCCAGAGGTATTGACAACAGGGTGCGCAGGAGGTTCAAGGGGCAGATGCTGATGCCAAACATTGGTTATGGTAGCAACAAGAAGACCAAGTACATGCTGCCCACTGGCTTCAAGAAGTTCCTGGTCCACAATGTCAAGGAGCTCGAGGTCCTGATGATGAGCAACAAGTAAGTTGTTTATGTAGATTACTTTACACTACATATCAAAGTTAATATTGTCAGACTTGTGCAATGTGTGCTATTTTTGCAGAGATTTTGAGATGCCTGCTGAGACTTTTGTAGTCACTGAATGGAATTGAAGAGCAAATATGTTTGAGCTTTCGTAGAAGATATccatttaatatttcatacatTTCAAATGTATGGATTGACTGGCTTTCTTGACTAAAGGAGACATTGTTATAGTTAGGAGGTGATGTTACTGTTTTGGGGTTTTCCAGATGCAGTTTATCAGTGCCATGGCACCTTAAGAGTCCATT from Pagrus major chromosome 7, Pma_NU_1.0 encodes the following:
- the rpl32 gene encoding large ribosomal subunit protein eL32 — encoded protein: MAAIRPLTKPKIVKKRTKKFIRHQSDRYVKIAKNWRKPRGIDNRVRRRFKGQMLMPNIGYGSNKKTKYMLPTGFKKFLVHNVKELEVLMMSNKTHCAEIAHNVSSKNRKLIVERAAQLAIKITNPNARLRSEENE